Genomic window (Alkalinema sp. FACHB-956):
CGCATGTTCTGTCGTATTCGGGGCTATTTATCCACCTTGCGCAAGCAGCATATCAATCTTTTAGAGGCTCTCGTTGCATTGTTCTCGGGACATCCTGTGTCGCTTGAACCTCAGCCTGAGTAGTTACATCAGATCATAGGCTTCCATTTGGACAAGATCGAGGGCTGCTGTGCCACAGGTCGTCGTCTTCACCGAAAAGTGATGATCGGTGAGGATAGAGTCTAGCCTATCAGCAACGATTCGATCGTCTTCAACTAGCAAAATTCTCATTTTGAATCCTACAAGTTGTCATCCAACGTTTCCTGAAATTAATCAGCCTGATGCCGTCCGTTGCAATGCCGTGAACTGCAACTTTACTCCTCTATAATGTTCATCCTAATCACTTTAATTGTGAATGTTGTGGAGAATTGTGAATCTTAAGAAGGATGGTGAATCTTATAGAGTCCACTATGGGATCTGTGGTTGTTTGAAGTCGGAGGCCAGCGGAGTAGGCAGCGAATACTCAACGGTGGAAGAATAAGCTTGGAAGATCTGATTACTCAAACGGGTTGGTGCGCTCTATCCATTGGGATCTCACCCAAAATACAAAATGAGGGGGAGTCATTGACAATTCTCTTGAAAGGCGATGCTCAATGGCGCTGTGTGCGACAGAAAGTGACTCCCGATCTACGCTCTAGCTGTACGCTAATGCTCTAGCTGTATGCTATCTAACGCGCTAGCCGTAAGCTAAGGTAGCCTGTGGCCGCAGTATGTTAAATAATCGGTGATGACCTCAGCTTCTCTGGGCACTTGAAACCAGTATCCTTGACCAAACTCACACCCTAACAACTTGAGTTGGGCCAGTTGACCCTTGGTTTCAATCCCTTCTGCGACTAACGGTAACCCCAGGGTTTGACTCATTTGCACGATCGCAGTCAAAAGCTTGAGCTTAATGGGAGTATCTTGTAAATGTGACAAAAAAGAACTGTCTAACTTGAGGGTGTCGATCGGCAACTGATGGAGATAGCTCAGCGAAGAATACCCCGTCCCAAAATCATCTAGACTAATTTGCACCTGAAGTTGTTGGAGGGCCTGTAAATTTTTCACTACAACTGGCAGGTTTTGCATCATTTTGCTTTCAGTAATTTCTACCTTAAGCGATCGGGGAAGCAGTTGTGTTTCGTCTAACACGACTTTGAAGTATGGCAGTAAATCAGGCTGCTCAAATTGACTCGCAGAAAAATTGACGCTAATAAAAAAATCGCTATTGACAACCCCCTGCATCTGCCATTGTCTTAGCTGTTGACAGGCCGATCGCAACACCCAACGATCGAGCCGCAACAGGGATCCCGTCTGTTCCATCACCGGCAGAAACTCAGTGGGAGCCAACAACCCCTGTACAGGATGGTTCCAGCGCAACAGTACCTCCAGGCCATGAACGGCTCCTGTTAGCAAGTGCACGATCGGCTGATAGTACAGTTTAAATTCACCATTGTGAATCGACTGCCACAGACTCGCGTCTCCATCCTGGGACAAATGGCTGAAGTCTCGTGGACGAGAAACGGTGAATGCTTCTGGGTGAGCAACAAACTGAGACATATACCTAGGGGAAAGTCCCAACCATGAAGGAACATTGAAAAGAACGACGACTAGAAAGCTGGCCGAAAACGTCAGTACAGTCCTACTCCCAAAGCAGATTGGAGGAGAAGCGTCCAATGCTTGTCATAGAGGGCAATTACTCTAGTGGAAATAACTCTACTTGCAATGACTCTAATGGCAATGACTCCAGATGACTACAAAAAGTTGCCATTAAAAAAAATATTGCTACTACCCAGTCTAGACTCCGCTCAGTTGGCTAATTGAGCAAGGGAACTGTAGAGAGCCAACGAAATATAGATGCTTTACACCTCACAATAAAAGCTAGGATTGACGATATTTCATGGAACTCGAGCCTACACTGACATTAGTTCTATAAGAGTAAAAGCGTGACATCATTTCAATGTCACACTGGATGTAGATTGCTAGATACCTGAGAGAATTCAACACAGACTAAGCAAGTATGCATATTTTCCTCTCATAAACAATATCGCATGTTGCTATTGAGAGTACCATCCCTGATGGAATGTTTAGTCGGAAATTTAGTTCGTTTCAAGGGAAAGTTAAAGAAGGTGAGATTGGATTGGGAACCTACCTGTAGAATCAGTCCAATGACTCAAAATGACTCAAAATGACTCAAGATAAGGCTTAAACAACTGACTGTTTTGGATAGAATCCATCGGGAATTGTTGCTGTAATCCATCCTGAGAGCTCATTTTTAAGATGGATTCTCGAATTTGGCTCAAAGCCTTGCAGAATCAAAGCTCTAACCATAGATTTCAAATAGGCTCTACTAGGCTCTATATCGTTTCCTGATTGCTAGTTTTTATCCATGATGAATTCCTCTAACGATCCTTCTGATCTCGATTCACTGACATCCCTTTCCCAAAAGCGTAAACGAGGCGTTCTTCTCAGTATTCAAGGCTGGCAACGGATCCAAGCAGCAGAGGCCAAGGTTGCGTTGCAGGAAAATGCTGGTAAACCGTTGACGCTTGAACAGCTCAGCGATCGGAGTGGCCTGAGTACAAAGACACTAACCAAGGTTCGCCAACGGCAAAAACCGGTGGATGTCTTAACGCTGCAAACCTATTTTCAATCTCTGAATATTAATCTCGAAGCCAATGATTATATTGCTGAGATTGAGAATGAGTCGAGTAGTCCCTTGGCCCCGCCTCAAACATGGCTGACAGGGCAGTTACCCCCGGATTCGCCGTTCTATATTTTCCGTCCACCTGCGGAAAATATTATTTTTCGGGAAATGATGCAACCCGGCTCCTTGATTAGAATCAAAGCCCCTCGACAGTTTGGCAAAACCTCCCTTGCAGCCAAAGCCATCAGCCATGCTTCCGAGCACGCCTTCCGAACCGCCGTCCTGAGCCTCCAGATGGCCGATCGGCAAATTTTTAGTGAATTGGATCGCTTTCTGCAATGGTTTTGTGCGGCCTTGAGTCGTTGTTTGGGTGTCCCGAATCGCTTAGATGCATTTTGGAATCCCCTGTTTGGAAGTAGCTATAGCTGTGACGACTACTTTGAAAATTATCTGCTAGCCGGATCTGAGCAGCCCCTATTAATTGTCTTGGATGAAATTAATGTGCTGTTTCCATACCCAGAGATCGCAACGGATTTTTTTGCGCTGGTACGGGCTTGGTATGAACGATCGCGCCATAATCCCACCCACAACCAAGCTTGGCAAAAATTGCGGTTTATCTTGATCTACTCCACCGAGATTTTTCTAACTCTGAACGTGCACCAATCCCCCTTCAATGTCGGGGTGATGATTGACCTGCCTGAATTTACTTTGCCCCAGGTGCAAACCCTAGTTCTGCGCTACGGAATTACTGCGGTCGAGTCCTGTGCGCTAGAACTTGTTGAGCTTTTGGGCGGTCATCCCTTTTTAACACAATTGGCTTTATTTCATTTAGGAACCGGTAAGCTGAGTTTGGAAGATTTGCTGCGTACTGCGATCGCGCCGGACAGCATTTTCCAGAGCCACTTCAATCAGCAGTTACATTATCTAGAAAGTATGGCGGATTTGAAAGAGGCGATGCGCCAAGTGGTTTTGACACCTAACGGGGTTGAACTGTATCCCACGATCGCCAGTAAATTATACGGAGTGGGCTTAATTCGTTTCCAGGAACAGCGATCGATCCCTTTCTGCCAACTCTATCAGCGGTTTTTTGAAAAAATACTGAGTTACTAAAAATGCTCAGTGACTAGAAATACTCAGTAACTAGAAATACTCAGTAACTAGAAATACTCAGTGACTAGAAATACTCAGTGACTAGAAATACTCAGTGACTGAAGCATTAAGTTGCCAAAGGGTTGAAGCAATAGCCCTCACTCATCTGGATTTTAGGCAGTCAATTTGCTCAGTCAATTTGCTCAGTCAATTTGCTCAGTCAATTTGCTCAGTCAATTTGCTCAGTCAATTTGCTCAGTCAATTTGCTCAGTCAATTTGCTCAGTCAATTTGCTCAGTCAATTTGCTCAGTCAATTGGTGTAGTTCATTTGTTTGATACTGGATCAACCAAGGCGAAGACGGAACAGCTTCGCCCGATCGGGCTGCCCACAGAATTCCCGATCGGCCTGCCCGCAGAATTACTGAATGTTCGCCCTGCCTTCCAACGATTGGAAACTTTCTAACAGTTGGATAGATACCGGCATCGGTGGGTTGGGTACTTTAGGAGTAGTTGAAAATTTCTGTAGTTTCTCTCTCGATGGGTGATGGACATTCGTTATGGACATCAGGGTTTATGCATCTTCCAGTCTTTGTAACTGGTAATCAATTCAAATGATCGCCCCAGGGAAACGTCATGATTTATGTCCTCCAACATTTGGTTGTTCGCGCCCTTCTCGGCGTATCCAGTTTCTATGAATGAGCCGAATTTGCATCTACCTGAACCGATTGCTGCTGCTGCTACGATCGAGTCAGAGGTTGAAGCCTTATCTCTCAACGAGATTGCTGATCTTTCCATTATTGAGTTGCCGTTCGATCCCGATCGTCCCAAGATTCGAGAGGAATCGTCCCTCGTTTCTGCGCGGCACAGTTTTGCTTCATTTTTGGATCCTTTAACAGCCGATCGCTTTCGCGAAGTGGTTCATGATGTGGAACAGAAATTGCGCATCGTCAATCAAACCCTATCTTTGTTGGATATGCAGGGGTTTGACTCCATTCTGGAGGAAATGCTAACGTCCATTACCCAAAAAACTGGGGAACTGCTGAATGCCGATCGCACAACCATCTATCTATTAGATGAAGCCAAAAATGAACTCTACACCACCCTCGTTTCCAGTGCGGATGGACGGAATCGAGAAATTCGGTTTCCTGCGAATCAGGGCATTGCCGGAGAAGTGGCAACCAGTAAGCGATCGGTGAATATTCCCTTCGATGTGTTTGATGATCCCCGATCGCACCAAGCCAAGTTGCAGTACAAGCAGACGGGCTATCGCACCTATACGATGTTGACCTTGCCCCTGCTGAACGAAGTGGGCAATTTGGTGGCCGTGGTGCAGTTAATCAATAAATTGCAACCGTCTTCCATGGCGTCTGCGTCTTTATCCTTAGAGCAGCGTATTGATCTCCGGGGATTCACCGATGCAGATGAACAACTGTTTGAGGAATTTGCTCCTTGCATTCGGCTGATTTTGGAATCCTCGCGATCGTTCTACATTGCGGCACAAAAACAGCGGGCTGCCCATTCGTTAATGATGGCCACCCATTCCCTGGGGCAAAGTCGCTTAGATCTGGATGAAACCCTCAACCGGGTCATGCATGAAGCCCAGCATCTAATGCACGCCGATCGCAGTACCCTGTGGTTGATCGATCGGGATACGGAGGAAATTTGGACGCGCATTCCCCTAGCGGATGGGACTCAAAAAGAAGTGCGGATTCCCATTGGCACAGGCTTTGCAGGACAAGTGGCCGCCACGGGGGAAACGATTAATATTCCCTTTGATTTGTATGATCATGTAGGGGCAGAGACGGCTAAACAAACCGATCAGGCGACGGGATATCGCACCTGTAGTCTGCTCTGTATGCCAGTGCGGAATGCCGATGGCAATCTAATTGGGGTGACGCAACTAGTCAACAAACGCAAACAAGGGGACTATGCACCCTATGACCCTAAAACTTGGCCCCAGGCTCCGGAATGTTGGCGCGCCAGCTTTCATCAGAGCGATCAGGATTTTATGCAGACGTTCAATATCCAAGCAGGGGTAGCGCTGCAAAATGCGCAGTTGTTTGAAACCGTCAAACAACAGGCTCAACTGCAACGGGATATTTTGCGATCGCTGTCCAATGGGGTGATCTCCGCCGATCGGGAAGGCAAGATTATTGCCGCCAACGAAAGTGCAAAACGTCTTTTAGGATTCAATGAGCGAGCTGCGCTGGAAGGCCAAAACATTACCGATTTGCTGCATATTGAACGGGGGAATTTCCATCGTTGGTTCCATGCTGCCTCCAATCCCAGCATTCCCAAGGAGCGTCAACAGTATTATCCCGATCAAACCCTGATGCCCTTATCCGGGAGTGAATACCGTAGTGTTAATTTAGCCATTAATACGATCGCTTCCCCCGACGATCCCAATTACGTGCGGGGAGTGTTGGTGGTCATGGATGATATTAGTGATGCAAAACGGCTGAAAAGCACGATGTATCGCTACATGACCCAGGAACTGGCAGAGCAGATTCTGGATAATCCGGATGCCGCCAAGATGGGGGGCGATCGCAAGGAAGTATCCGTGCTGTTTTCCGATATTCGCAGCTATACCACCTTGACCGAAAGCCTGACGGCGGAGGAAGTGGTGGAAATGCTGAATGAATATTTTGAAGTGATGGTGGAAGCCGTATTTGTCCATAAGGGAATTTTGGATAAATACATCGGTGATGCCATCATGGCGGTATTCGGTTCGCCGTTGCCTTTGTTAGAACACCAATGGATGGCTGTACAAACAGCGATCGAAATGCGGCAGCGATTGGTGGAATTTAACCAAAGGCGGGCGGGTCGAAATCAACCGGAGATTCGCATTGGGATTGGCATCAACTCGGATACGGTGATTAGTGGCAATATTGGTTCGAGTAAGCGCATGGAGTTTACGGCGATCGGGGATGGGGTCAACCTGGGCTCCCGGTTGGAAAGCACCAGTAAGCTCTATGGCACCGACATTGTGATTAGCGAAAGCACTTACCGTCCCTGCGCCGATCGCATTTGGGCACGGGAGTTAGACTTTATTCGGGTCAAAGGGAAGAGTCACCCTGTGGCGATCTATGAATTGATTGGCTTAGCTTCCGATCCGATTTCCGATCAACAGCACCGGGTGATTGATCATTACCACCGGGCGCGGGCGTTTTATCTACAACGCAAGTTTGCCCAGGCGATCGGGCAATTTGCGGCGGTGCTGGAACTCGATCGGTTTGACCAAGCAGCGGCTTTGCACATTGAACGCTGTCGCCATTGGCTCACCAATCCGCCCCCGGATGATTGGAGCGGGGCTTGGATTCTTACGGAAAAATAATCCCCAATGAATACTTTCAGGGATGACGGGGGCGTTGAGTCCCCTGCCCTGGCCAGTCAACTCATAGGGGTTCACTACAACGTTGCTGGCGTTTCATCCCGCGTTATTTTTTCAACGCCCAATCGTAGGAGCGACAGGACCAGAATCAGTAAAAAGATCACCAGCCCGATCGTACAACCATAGCTAATATTCAACTGCTGAAACGCTTGGTTATACACATACAACACCACCGTAGAAGACGCATTATTTGGCCCCCCATTGGTCATGATGAAGACTTCTTCAAACACTTTGGTGGCGGAAATCGCAGAAATCACCGACACCAGCAGCAAATAAGGACGCATTAACGGCAGTGTGATATCCCAGTGCTTGCGCCAACCGTCGGAACCATCGATCGCGGCTGCTTCATACAGATCCGCAGGAATCGCTTGGAGCCCTGCCAGATAGATCACCATGTAGTAGCCCAGCCCTTTCCACACCGTCACCGCCATGACACTCCAGAGGGCTTGGTGGGCATCCGTCAGCCAGCCGATCGCCGGAATTCCCAGGGCTTGTAAGGCTTGGTTCAGTAGCCCATTGCTGGAATACAGCCACTTCCAGGCAATCCCCGCCACCACCATCGAAATCACCACCGGTGTGTAGTAGGCCACCCGAAACCACTGTACGCCGCGTAATTTCTGATTGACTAAAATCGCCAGCCCCAGCGGCAGCGTCACCAACAACGGCACCACCCCCATTAAGTAGAGCAGGGTATTGCGCAGCGATCGCCAAAAAATTTCATCCCGGAGCAAGCGCTGAAAATTCTTCAGGCCCACCCACTGGGGATCACCGATCAGATCGTACTGCGTAAAACTGTAGTACAGGGCTTGCAGAGCGGGATAAAACACTGTCAGCCCCAGCATGGTCAGTGCCGGGAGCAAAAACAAATAAGGCGTCAGCCCCTTGAGGAGGTAACGCCCGCGATCGCGTTGGACATCGCTTTTCACAAAAGTCATTGATTCAAAAAAGTGCCGCAGAAGGATTAATCCTCATCCACTTCTACCACCCGCTTGATGGCACGCCGAGGGGGCAACACCTGAACCCGACGCCGAGACGAAGTCGCCGCCGTGGGGGCAGAGGGAGGCAGATAGAGAGGATAGTCATCGTGAACCACCTCAATTGTACGGGGCCGGTTCTGCCGGGACAAGAGCGTAAACATGCCAACTAGGGCGATCCCGCCCCCAAAGGTCAGCATCATGCCCCCCAAGGCCCAAGGTAATCCCGAAATAACCGAAGTCGTTGCTTGATCGGCGGCGCTGGGAGACGGCATCGGCTGGGGCACCGGAGCAGTGGCCACGGGTTGCGGGGGTTGAATGGAGGCCGTTTTGAGTTGGGCGGTAAGGGTATCAATCACCGCCTGTTGGCTGCGGAGTTGGGCTTGCTGCTGCTCAACCTGGGCCTTGAGGCTCTCCAGCTTAATATCCCACTTGGCTTTTTCATAGTCACTATCGCCACCGCGCCCCACGGTTGCATTGGTGGAGGCTGGATTTGTCACGGGGGGCAAGGGGAGTGGGCTGTTACCAGGAGTGATCCCATTATTGCCGAGGGACATTTGGGGAAATTGGGGGATTTGGGGAGAAGACAGGTTGGGTGCCCCGATCG
Coding sequences:
- a CDS encoding response regulator, which produces MRILLVEDDRIVADRLDSILTDHHFSVKTTTCGTAALDLVQMEAYDLM
- a CDS encoding EAL domain-containing protein: MSQFVAHPEAFTVSRPRDFSHLSQDGDASLWQSIHNGEFKLYYQPIVHLLTGAVHGLEVLLRWNHPVQGLLAPTEFLPVMEQTGSLLRLDRWVLRSACQQLRQWQMQGVVNSDFFISVNFSASQFEQPDLLPYFKVVLDETQLLPRSLKVEITESKMMQNLPVVVKNLQALQQLQVQISLDDFGTGYSSLSYLHQLPIDTLKLDSSFLSHLQDTPIKLKLLTAIVQMSQTLGLPLVAEGIETKGQLAQLKLLGCEFGQGYWFQVPREAEVITDYLTYCGHRLP
- a CDS encoding AAA-like domain-containing protein, with protein sequence MMNSSNDPSDLDSLTSLSQKRKRGVLLSIQGWQRIQAAEAKVALQENAGKPLTLEQLSDRSGLSTKTLTKVRQRQKPVDVLTLQTYFQSLNINLEANDYIAEIENESSSPLAPPQTWLTGQLPPDSPFYIFRPPAENIIFREMMQPGSLIRIKAPRQFGKTSLAAKAISHASEHAFRTAVLSLQMADRQIFSELDRFLQWFCAALSRCLGVPNRLDAFWNPLFGSSYSCDDYFENYLLAGSEQPLLIVLDEINVLFPYPEIATDFFALVRAWYERSRHNPTHNQAWQKLRFILIYSTEIFLTLNVHQSPFNVGVMIDLPEFTLPQVQTLVLRYGITAVESCALELVELLGGHPFLTQLALFHLGTGKLSLEDLLRTAIAPDSIFQSHFNQQLHYLESMADLKEAMRQVVLTPNGVELYPTIASKLYGVGLIRFQEQRSIPFCQLYQRFFEKILSY
- a CDS encoding adenylate/guanylate cyclase domain-containing protein, yielding MSSNIWLFAPFSAYPVSMNEPNLHLPEPIAAAATIESEVEALSLNEIADLSIIELPFDPDRPKIREESSLVSARHSFASFLDPLTADRFREVVHDVEQKLRIVNQTLSLLDMQGFDSILEEMLTSITQKTGELLNADRTTIYLLDEAKNELYTTLVSSADGRNREIRFPANQGIAGEVATSKRSVNIPFDVFDDPRSHQAKLQYKQTGYRTYTMLTLPLLNEVGNLVAVVQLINKLQPSSMASASLSLEQRIDLRGFTDADEQLFEEFAPCIRLILESSRSFYIAAQKQRAAHSLMMATHSLGQSRLDLDETLNRVMHEAQHLMHADRSTLWLIDRDTEEIWTRIPLADGTQKEVRIPIGTGFAGQVAATGETINIPFDLYDHVGAETAKQTDQATGYRTCSLLCMPVRNADGNLIGVTQLVNKRKQGDYAPYDPKTWPQAPECWRASFHQSDQDFMQTFNIQAGVALQNAQLFETVKQQAQLQRDILRSLSNGVISADREGKIIAANESAKRLLGFNERAALEGQNITDLLHIERGNFHRWFHAASNPSIPKERQQYYPDQTLMPLSGSEYRSVNLAINTIASPDDPNYVRGVLVVMDDISDAKRLKSTMYRYMTQELAEQILDNPDAAKMGGDRKEVSVLFSDIRSYTTLTESLTAEEVVEMLNEYFEVMVEAVFVHKGILDKYIGDAIMAVFGSPLPLLEHQWMAVQTAIEMRQRLVEFNQRRAGRNQPEIRIGIGINSDTVISGNIGSSKRMEFTAIGDGVNLGSRLESTSKLYGTDIVISESTYRPCADRIWARELDFIRVKGKSHPVAIYELIGLASDPISDQQHRVIDHYHRARAFYLQRKFAQAIGQFAAVLELDRFDQAAALHIERCRHWLTNPPPDDWSGAWILTEK
- a CDS encoding sugar ABC transporter permease yields the protein MTFVKSDVQRDRGRYLLKGLTPYLFLLPALTMLGLTVFYPALQALYYSFTQYDLIGDPQWVGLKNFQRLLRDEIFWRSLRNTLLYLMGVVPLLVTLPLGLAILVNQKLRGVQWFRVAYYTPVVISMVVAGIAWKWLYSSNGLLNQALQALGIPAIGWLTDAHQALWSVMAVTVWKGLGYYMVIYLAGLQAIPADLYEAAAIDGSDGWRKHWDITLPLMRPYLLLVSVISAISATKVFEEVFIMTNGGPNNASSTVVLYVYNQAFQQLNISYGCTIGLVIFLLILVLSLLRLGVEKITRDETPATL